A genomic window from Brassica oleracea var. oleracea cultivar TO1000 chromosome C8, BOL, whole genome shotgun sequence includes:
- the LOC106308533 gene encoding uncharacterized protein LOC106308533: MDELREVTYQYTNVADPVESAARKHRVLNGEAYGLVETTAASIMEAELLAQQSYLAARAAEAPTEEMMIPQNTSNLPLTTTQPAQQSKKRGRPPKQRDLRISPKVFKGESSRKRNLTMASASPANKSGKTSRRTNIVGNSVAGTNSNPTRPKTQLFPAIQRLKEIRKKISPDIIFLSETKIADSFVLKELDFLASDKHFLLPPSSPSSGGLALFWKPEVDVQILSSSQNYIDTLITYKGVSFHSTFRYGEPENTLRQAFWNHITTISANRDTLWMLIGDFNEIIDNSEKSGGPIRAEGSFSTFRTFLSNGDLFDLKHFGNYLSWRGKRHKHLVYCRLDRTVANSS, from the exons ATGGACGAGCTGAGAGAAGTCACTTATCAGTATACTAATGTGGCTGATCCTGTCGAAAGCGCTGCAAGAAAACATAGAGTACTAAACGGAGAGGCCTATGGACTTGTGGAAACTACAGCTGCATCTATTATGGAAGCGGAGCTCTTGGCACAACAATCTTATCTTGCAGCAAGAGCGGCAGAAGCACCTACTGAGGAAATGATGATACCACAAAACACAAGTAATCTCCCCCTCACAACAACACAACCTGCTCAGCAAAGCAAAAAAAGAGGAAGACCTCCAAAACAGAGGGATTTGCGCATCAGTCCCAAAGTCTTTAAGGGAGAAAGTTCTAGAAAACGTAACCTGACAATGGCATCGGCCTCACCTGCAAACAAATCCGGAAAGACCTCTAGGAGAACTAATATTGTAGGTAATAGCGTTGCGGGCACCAACTCGAATCCAACTCGACCAAAGACTCAGCTGTTTCCAGCAA TCCAGCGACTAAAGGAGATCCGGAAGAAGATCTCACCCGACATAATTTTCCTATCGGAAACAAAGATCGCTGATTCTTTTGTACTCAAGGAACTGGACTTCCTGGCCTCGGATAAACACTTTCTGCTGCCTCCATCTAGCCCAAGTAGTGGAGGACTTGCGCTCTTCTGGAAGCCGGAGGTGGATGTCCAGATCCTCTCTTCATCACAGAACTACATTGACACTCTGATCACCTACAAAGGAGTTTCTTTTCACTCAACCTTCAGATATGGTGAGCCGGAAAATACACTCCGACAAGCGTTTTGGAACCACATCACCACCATCTCAGCAAATAGAGACACACTGTGGATGCTCATCGGGGATTTCAATGAAATCATTGATAATTCTGAGAAAAGTGGGGGACCAATCCGAGCAGAAGGTTCGTTCTCCACTTTCCGCACATTCCTATCTAATGGAGACTTGTTTGACTTGAAGCACTTTGGAAACTACCTCTCGTGGAGGGGCAAACGACATAAGCATTTGGTCTATTGCAGATTGGATAGAACCGTAGCAAACAGCTCTTAG
- the LOC106308534 gene encoding uncharacterized mitochondrial protein AtMg00310-like translates to MSCFEMPASLCKRIQSTLTRFWWDGNDNKRKMCWTSWSKLSKLKQLGGLGFRDIQLFNKALLAKQSWRILTKPDCLLSRVLRGKHCHKAPFLMVKETTTCSHGWRGILHGRDLLATNMGKAIGDGNSTRVWKEHWIKTDTMVCPIGPVKENDLDLFVSDLFLRGTNEWDRQRIRSLLPSYADHILCMRPSR, encoded by the coding sequence ATGTCGTGTTTTGAGATGCCCGCAAGCCTGTGTAAGAGGATCCAGTCAACATTGACAAGGTTTTGGTGGGATGGTAATGACAACAAGAGGAAGATGTGCTGGACTTCGTGGTCCAAACTCTCAAAACTGAAGCAACTAGGAGGTCTAGGTTTCCGAGACATCCAACTGTTCAACAAAGCTCTACTGGCCAAACAGTCTTGGAGAATCCTAACGAAACCGGATTGTCTACTCTCTCGAGTGCTACGTGGTAAGCATTGTCATAAGGCACCTTTCCTCATGGTTAAGGAGACTACAACCTGCTCCCATGGATGGCGTGGTATTCTCCATGGAAGAGACCTCCTAGCAACAAATATGGGCAAAGCAATCGGAGATGGAAACTCCACCAGAGTGTGGAAAGAACACTGGATAAAAACCGACACTATGGTTTGTCCAATAGGTCCAGTGAAGGAGAATGACCTCGACCTCTTCGTCTCTGATCTGTTTTTACGCGGGACCAACGAGTGGGATCGTCAGAGGATCCGGTCCCTCCTCCCCTCATATGCAGACCATATCCTCTGTATGAGACCGAGCCGTTAG
- the LOC106308535 gene encoding uncharacterized protein LOC106308535 — protein MALQRRGIMTHPVTCARCGEPETADHLFPHCRFAKRVWSNVPTTRQLDIQPTSTFANTLESSPPLKLLVFENRTLDPNNIICNSLRLAREWQEAQPIKHIETRNLSNQSIHTSTCLTTLYTDASWRAQDKTAGCGWIMYTPHSEDPRQGATTELFVATSLMVEVLAVREALIQAKAAHLSNICLKSGNQVLIKALNSNQHHVELYGINLDIEKLASSFSSIVFSYVPRNLNSAADALAKSALYALNI, from the exons ATGGCTTTACAAAGGAGAGGAATCATGACACATCCAGTGACCTGTGCTCGATGTGGGGAACCGGAGACTGCAGACCATCTCTTCCCCCATTGCCGGTTCGCGAAAAGAGTTTGGAGCAACGTACCGACGACGAGGCAACTCGACATACAACCAACTTCTACCTTCGCGAACACACTGGAATCATCACCCCCCCTG AAACTCCTAGTCTTTGAGAACCGTACTCTTGACCCAAACAACATCATTTGCAATTCCCTAAGACTAGCTCGCGAGTGGCAGGAGGCCCAACCGATCAAACACATCGAGACACGTAACCTTAGCAATCAAAGCATCCATACATCAACTTGTTTGACAACTCTGTATACGGATGCGTCATGGAGAGCTCAAGACAAAACTGCAGGATGTGGCTGGATTATGTACACCCCACACTCGGAGGACCCAAGACAAGGAGCTACAACAGAATTGTTCGTCGCAACCTCCCTGATGGTTGAGGTGCTAGCTGTGCGAGAAGCCCTAATACAAGCCAAAGCTGCCCATCTATCCAATATCTGCCTCAAATCAGGTAATCAAGTGCTTATCAAAGCTCTAAACTCGAATCAACATCATGTGGAACTCTACGGAATCAACTTGGATATCGAGAAACTAGCTTCATCATTTTCATCTATTGTTTTCTCTTATGTTCCTAGAAACCTAAACTCTGCTGCAGATGCTTTGGCAAAGTCTGCCTTGTATGCTTTGAACATCTAG